GCGTTTCTGGACCGCCATCACTGTGGGCCTTTGGCTGAAAAACCGTTCGCCGATTTGTCCGAGGGGCAGAAGCAGCTCATTTGTCTGTTGGCGGTTCTCGTAATGAAGCCAAAACTCCTGATTCTGGATGAGCCCATGTCCTCGCTGGATGGACTGGCGACCAAGAGGATCGAGCGGAAGCTCGCCGAACTCGACCAGAAAATCGTTATGATTAGCCACGATCTCGACCTGTTGAGGAATTTTGACCGGGTGCTTTGGGTGGATGAAGGCAAGATACGCATGGACAGTGTGCCAGGTGACGTCCTTCCGGCCTACGAAGCAGATCTAGAGCAGCGTGCAGCGCGCGACCCGGAGGGCCTGCAACCTTGATCTCCCTCTATCTTCCAGGTCAAAGCTGGCTCCATCGTTGCCCGGTCCGTTTGAAGCTGCTGTGTCTTGCCGTCGCAAGCCTGCTGATTTTTCCGATCTCCGATCCACACCTTCTGGGTGTTGTGCTGATCGTTGTCGTCGGGCTTTACGGCAGTCTGGGCCCGCAGGGCCTGCGCCAGTTGAAGGCCTTGAAACCGCTCGTTTCGCTGGTTGCCATCATCTTTCTTCTCCATGTCCTCGCCGGCAGTTGGCTCGAGGGCGTTACAGCCGTTCTTCGGCTTGTGGTCATGGTCCTGCTTGCGAACCTTATTTCGATCACGACGCGCATGGACGACATGATGGAAGCGGTGATGCCATTGTTCGCTCCCTTGAGACTGTTCGGAATGTCGCCGCGAAAACCGGCACTTGCGGTCACACTGGTTCTGCGGTTTGCGCCCGTGTTGCTGTCGGTATATTCCTCCTTGCGCGAAGCCTATCAGGCGCGCAGCGGCAGGCGGACGAGCTGGCGACTGATGGCGCCGTTCCTCCTGCAGTCGCTTGCGATGTCGGAAAACGTCGCCGAGGCATTGAGCGCCCGCGGTGGGGCAGATGGACTTCGCCAAGACAAAGCCTGACCCGGATGGGGTCCAAGGGCAGACGATAACGCGCCTCAGGGCGTCTTGATGAGGAAGACATGATGAACGACCGTTCCCTGGTCCAGATTGCGTTTTACGCTGCGTTGATCGCGGCACTGGGTCTCTTGCCTAAGGTGGCAATCCCCGTGATGGGCGGCGTACCGATCACCGCGCAGACGCTCGGCGTCATGCTTGCCGGTGTCATGCTTGGCCCGGTTCGCGGTGCATTGGCCGTGCTGCTTTTTCTGTTTCTCGTTGCTCTGGGCGCGCCGCTTTTGGCTGGCGGCCGCGGCGGCCTTGGCGTTTTCGCCTCGCCTTCGGTCGGCTTTCTTGTCGGCTGGCCGATTGGCGCGTTTGTCGCAGGCCTGATCATGCAGAAGACCGGCGCCTTGCGGGTCTTGCCTGCGGCGGCCATCGCCGCAACTGTTGGCGGCATCGGCATTGTGTATCTGATCGGTATTCCGGGCGCCGCCTTCATGGCCGATCTGCCCTTGATGTCGGCGGCGATCGGCAGTGCAGCCTATATTCCAGGTGACCTGATCAAGGTCGCCATCACGGCCGTGGTCGCGGAAACGGTTGCTCGTGGACTTCCACGCGCACTGCTGTCGCGCGCCTGACGGAAGTTCGGTGCACTAGGATGGCATTTGTTGGCGAGACACTTGAAGCCCTCGTCAAGTCTGATCCCCAGGCTCCCGCGATAAGCTGCTCGGGCCGTCTTTGGACACGCGCGGCGTTTTTCGCTGAGGTTCTGGCTCTCGCTGAGGCCCTTCAGACCCGCGTTCCGAAAGGAGCGCGGGTCGCATTGTGTCTGAGGGACCCTGTCCTGTTGCTCGCTGCCTTTTTCGCAGTTGCCAGATCAGGCGCCATTGCCATGGTCTTTGACCCCGACTGGCCTAATGAGCGCCGCACCTGGATCGATCAATCCGTGCAGCCTGCACTTATCCTGGAGGCGGACAGCTTCGACGATCTTCTGACCGCATTGACGGATCAGGGGTCTCCGTCAGAGGAGCCGCGACATCGGCCGGATGAGGCAGATCCCTTCTATGTCGGCTTTACCTCCGGCTCCACAGGCGTGCCCAAGGGCTATTGCCGCTCGCACCGGTCGTGGCTGGAGAGCTTCGGCGTTAGTGCGCGTGAATTTTCCATCGCGGCGAGCGATCAGGTCATCATTCCAGGCAATATG
This sequence is a window from Labrenzia sp. CE80. Protein-coding genes within it:
- a CDS encoding energy-coupling factor transporter transmembrane protein EcfT, whose amino-acid sequence is MISLYLPGQSWLHRCPVRLKLLCLAVASLLIFPISDPHLLGVVLIVVVGLYGSLGPQGLRQLKALKPLVSLVAIIFLLHVLAGSWLEGVTAVLRLVVMVLLANLISITTRMDDMMEAVMPLFAPLRLFGMSPRKPALAVTLVLRFAPVLLSVYSSLREAYQARSGRRTSWRLMAPFLLQSLAMSENVAEALSARGGADGLRQDKA
- a CDS encoding biotin transporter BioY, whose protein sequence is MNDRSLVQIAFYAALIAALGLLPKVAIPVMGGVPITAQTLGVMLAGVMLGPVRGALAVLLFLFLVALGAPLLAGGRGGLGVFASPSVGFLVGWPIGAFVAGLIMQKTGALRVLPAAAIAATVGGIGIVYLIGIPGAAFMADLPLMSAAIGSAAYIPGDLIKVAITAVVAETVARGLPRALLSRA